TTGTAGCCATAGGTTTGACTGAGCGCATTGAACAGCAGCCTTTCAGCCACCTCTTTCTTCTTCGGCGGATGAATGCAATCGGGCTCCCCGATGTCCAGGGTAACAGCCATACCGGAATTGGGTATCAGATCCAGGCATTCTAATTGTACTTCGCGTATGAAAGCAGAATTTTCAGGGGTGGAAAAGGCTTCGTTTCCGCCATACATGTAGGGTGCAATCTGTACATAGTAAAACGGAAAATTGCCAATCTCCCATCGGTTTCGCCAGTCCTTTACCATCGCGGGAAAAAACTCTTTATACTTTTCGGGCTCCAGGCGGTTGGATTCCCCCTGATACCAGAGCGCTCCCTTTATCCGGTAAGGGATCAGCGGATGAATCATCGAATTGTAAAGTGCGGTAAGAATATGATTGGTGTTTTCTTTGATATCTGTATCTTCCAGATCAACTTCCTGATATTCGTTCATCACTTCCTTGCTGATCCAGGCCTGAACGGAACTGCCTCCCCAGGAAGTGTGGATCATGCCCACCGGCACATCCAGGATCTCCTGCAATTGCCTGCCAAAGAAATAAGCTACAGCACTGAAACCCCAGACATTCTCCGGTGAGGCCTGTTGCCACGCCTCATATTCTTCAACATCT
This genomic window from Bacteroidales bacterium contains:
- a CDS encoding sialate O-acetylesterase; the encoded protein is MKKATLISVLAAFLMLWAQPIRAEVKLPAIVSSNMVLQRNATVVLWGWADANEKITIETSWLNEDLSVQADDNGDWRVEVETTNSKKAQTIQIKSKDSNITLGNVVFGEVWLCSGQSNMQQPLRGYTGQPTYGSGMATAKSANPDLRLFTVDRIGSKTPLKDVEEYEAWQQASPENVWGFSAVAYFFGRQLQEILDVPVGMIHTSWGGSSVQAWISKEVMNEYQEVDLEDTDIKENTNHILTALYNSMIHPLIPYRIKGALWYQGESNRLEPEKYKEFFPAMVKDWRNRWEIGNFPFYYVQIAPYMYGGNEAFSTPENSAFIREVQLECLDLIPNSGMAVTLDIGEPDCIHPPKKKEVAERLLFNALSQTYGY